A stretch of Argiope bruennichi chromosome 10, qqArgBrue1.1, whole genome shotgun sequence DNA encodes these proteins:
- the LOC129989298 gene encoding E3 ubiquitin-protein ligase rnf146-like, whose translation MEADSTTEDNDLASKLECAVCLQPCVQPVQLPCRHVFCYLCVKGVTHQSKRCAMCRQEIPANYLDNPNLIAASESCIAFEGYYQWFYEGRNGWWQYDDRTSSEIEAAFKKGEPQCEVLIAGFLYIIDFQKNLQVRRCDPYRKRRIKRDLITIPKKGVAGIRHVPGNSTSDVNRDGDNNGTADNLSNDDISQNDPEVDDSSNDSES comes from the exons ATGGAAGCTGACTCGACCACTGAAG aTAATGATCTAGCTAGCAAATTGGAATGTGCAGTGTGCCTTCAGCCTTGTGTTCAGCCTGTACAGCTGCCATGCCGTCATGTTTTCTGTTACCTTTGTGTAAAAGGTGTGACACATCAAAGTAAACGTTGTGCCATGTGCCGACAG gAAATCCCTGCAAATTATTTAGATAATCCCAATTTGATTGCCGCTTCAGAGTCATGCATAGCCTTTGAGGGTTATTACCAGTGGTTTTATGAAGGAAGAAATGGCTGGTGGCAGTACGATGATCGCACAAGTTCTGAAATCGAGGCTGCCTTCAAAAAGGGTGAACCGCA GTGTGAAGTTCTTATTGCAGGATTTTTGTACATAATAGATTTTCAGAAAAACCTTCAAGTTAGAAGGTGTGACCCTTATAGGAAGCGTCGCATTAAGAGAGATTTAATTACAATTCCAAAAAAAGGTGTTGCTGGGATAAGGCATGTACCTGGAAATTCTACTTCTGATGTAAATAGAGATGGTGATAACAATGGGACTGCAGATAATTTATCTAATGATGACATTAGTCAGAATGATCCTGAAGTTGATGATAGCTCAAATGACAGTGAAAGCTAG